Part of the Candidatus Cybelea sp. genome is shown below.
GGCGGCGAGAAAACCGTAACGCCCGTTATCGAGCATGTCGCTTGCACCGAGCCACGGCGTCGTGACCACCGGTATGCCCGCAGTCATGGCCTCGAGTGCGGCAAGCGGCATCCCTTCGAACCAGGACGTCATCAAGAGAAGGTCGGCTGCCCGCAAAAGGCTCGGAACGTCGTTACGATATCCGAGGAAGCGAACGCGATCGGCGATATTGAGCGCGCGCGCCAGCCCGCGAAGCATGTCTTCGTTCTCGCCCGCCCCGACGAAAAGCAGCAGCGCCTTTTCTTTGGTCTGGCGCAGCAACGCGGAAAAGGCTCGCAGCGCGAGAATGTGATTCTTCTGATACTCCATGCGGCCTACGAGCAAGATTGCAAACTCGTTGGGCCGGATTGCGAGCCTCGCTCGTGCCGCGAGCCGGTCCTCGTTCGGCTCTGGAAGCTCCAGGCCGTTGGGGATCATCACGACCTTTCGCATGGGGAAGTGCTCGAGCTTGCTCACGCGCGAGCCTTGCTCGTTGAAGAACGTTACGATTCGCGACGTTCCCCGATTGAGGATCCAATCCGCGAGCGATTCGACCGCCGACTTTTTTCGAAAGTCGCACGGATTGTGCTCGGTGTGGATGATCTGCGGAACGCCCGAACAGAGCGCGGCGATGCGTCCCCAATAGCGCCCGACGTGCGTGTGCGTGTGAACGATGTCGGGGCGAAAGCTTCGGATTTCGCGCACGAGCCGCCAAAGGAAGAGGCGATCTCCCCGGTTCTTGCGGCCGGCCGTGAGCACCGGAAACGGCAGCGTCGCGCGTACTTCTTCGGGCGGTTCGTAAATCGTCAGCAGCGCGGCATCGACGTCGCGGGACTTCAGGTGCGACAGCAGCTCGATGACGAGCCGCTCCGCGCCGTAACCGCGGATCGAGGGAGAGATGTGGAGGACTCGTACTTTACGGTTCATCCGGCCGCTCGATGGAAAAGGAACTCGCAGAGCGTCTGAAAGAGGACGGCAAAGTCGAGAAAGATCGACCAGTTCTCGAGGTACTGCAGGTCATACTCAAGTCGTTCTCCAGCTGCGGAAGCGTCGAAATTTCGCGCCATGTGCACCTGTGCCCAGCCGGTGATTCCGGGGCGCACGAGGTGTCGCTCGTCGTAGCGCGGCATCGTCGCACGGAAGAGATCGGCGAACATCTGCCGCTCGGGACGCGGCCCGACGAGCGACATATCGCCGCGCAGGACGTTG
Proteins encoded:
- a CDS encoding glycosyltransferase, with translation MNRKVRVLHISPSIRGYGAERLVIELLSHLKSRDVDAALLTIYEPPEEVRATLPFPVLTAGRKNRGDRLFLWRLVREIRSFRPDIVHTHTHVGRYWGRIAALCSGVPQIIHTEHNPCDFRKKSAVESLADWILNRGTSRIVTFFNEQGSRVSKLEHFPMRKVVMIPNGLELPEPNEDRLAARARLAIRPNEFAILLVGRMEYQKNHILALRAFSALLRQTKEKALLLFVGAGENEDMLRGLARALNIADRVRFLGYRNDVPSLLRAADLLLMTSWFEGMPLAALEAMTAGIPVVTTPWLGASDMLDNGRYGFLAADFEPFNVAAQIERAIARPMIRRSVAERAKQHALDAYGVDRMVDAHQQLYLQLSGIAS